In a genomic window of Vigna angularis cultivar LongXiaoDou No.4 chromosome 6, ASM1680809v1, whole genome shotgun sequence:
- the LOC108342011 gene encoding expansin-A13 isoform X1, translating into MICITLLSLVSTAATTTKRKSMSKLTVLLFLLFAFFNSSTVTTLYSPSPPASPFSQSTPDPDSSPPAEWLFAHATHYAATDALGGACGYGDLPNGMATAALSEALFNRGQICGACFELRCREEDADFDRRWCISGASVAVTATNFCAPNYGSDAESLSGHCNPPKQHFVLPTEVFEKIAIWKTGTGNMPVQYRRIECRREGGMRFTLSGSGIFISALISNVGGMGNIVGVKVKGSKTGWLSMGRNWGQNWHVNALLQNQPLSFEVTGSDGITVTSYNVAPKDWTFGQSFEGKQFRLNR; encoded by the exons ATGATTTGCATCACTTTGCTATCGCTTGTATcaacagcagcaacaacaaccaAACGCAAATCAATGTCAAAACTAACCGTTCTCTTGTTTCTTCTATTCGCATTCTTCAATTCTTCAACAGTCACCACTTTATACTCTCCTTCACCTCCCGCCTCGCCATTTTCCCAATCTACCCCTGACCCCGACTCCTCTCCACCGGCAGAGTGGCTCTTCGCCCATGCCACGCACTACGCCGCCACCGATGCTCTTGGCGGCGCGTGCGGCTACGGTGACCTTCCCAACGGCATGGCCACCGCTGCACTCAGCGAAGCCCTCTTCAACCGCGGCCAGATCTGCGGCGCCTGCTTCGAGCTCCGCTGCCGCGAGGAGGACGCCGACTTCGACCGCCGCTGGTGCATCTCCGGCGCGTCGGTTGCCGTCACCGCCACCAATTTCTGCGCACCGAACTACGGATCCGACGCCGAGAGCCTCAGCGGACACTGTAACCCTCCGAAGCAGCATTTCGTTCTCCCCACCGAAGTTTTCGAGAAAATCGCAATCTGGAAAACTGGCACCGGCAACATGCCAGTGCAGTATCGCAG GATAGAGTGCAGAAGAGAAGGAGGAATGCGGTTCACATTGAGTGGTTCTGGAATCTTCATTTCGGCACTGATTAGTAATGTGGGTGGGATGGGAAACATTGTGGGTGTGAAGGTTAAGGGTTCAAAAACTGGTTGGCTTTCAATGGGTAGGAACTGGGGTCAGAACTGGCATGTTAATGCTTTACTGCAGAATCAACCTCTCTCTTTTGAGGTCACTGGTAGCGATGGAATCACTGTTACATCTTACAATGTTGCTCCCAAGGATTGGACTTTTGGACAATCTTTTGAAGGAAAACAATTTCGCCTGAACAGATAA
- the LOC108342011 gene encoding expansin-A13 isoform X2, whose amino-acid sequence MICITLLSLVSTAATTTKRKSMSKLTVLLFLLFAFFNSSTVTTLYSPSPPASPFSQSTPDPDSSPPAEWLFAHATHYAATDALGGACGYGDLPNGMATAALSEALFNRGQICGACFELRCREEDADFDRRWCISGASVAVTATNFCAPNYGSDAEKIAIWKTGTGNMPVQYRRIECRREGGMRFTLSGSGIFISALISNVGGMGNIVGVKVKGSKTGWLSMGRNWGQNWHVNALLQNQPLSFEVTGSDGITVTSYNVAPKDWTFGQSFEGKQFRLNR is encoded by the exons ATGATTTGCATCACTTTGCTATCGCTTGTATcaacagcagcaacaacaaccaAACGCAAATCAATGTCAAAACTAACCGTTCTCTTGTTTCTTCTATTCGCATTCTTCAATTCTTCAACAGTCACCACTTTATACTCTCCTTCACCTCCCGCCTCGCCATTTTCCCAATCTACCCCTGACCCCGACTCCTCTCCACCGGCAGAGTGGCTCTTCGCCCATGCCACGCACTACGCCGCCACCGATGCTCTTGGCGGCGCGTGCGGCTACGGTGACCTTCCCAACGGCATGGCCACCGCTGCACTCAGCGAAGCCCTCTTCAACCGCGGCCAGATCTGCGGCGCCTGCTTCGAGCTCCGCTGCCGCGAGGAGGACGCCGACTTCGACCGCCGCTGGTGCATCTCCGGCGCGTCGGTTGCCGTCACCGCCACCAATTTCTGCGCACCGAACTACGGATCCGACGC CGAGAAAATCGCAATCTGGAAAACTGGCACCGGCAACATGCCAGTGCAGTATCGCAG GATAGAGTGCAGAAGAGAAGGAGGAATGCGGTTCACATTGAGTGGTTCTGGAATCTTCATTTCGGCACTGATTAGTAATGTGGGTGGGATGGGAAACATTGTGGGTGTGAAGGTTAAGGGTTCAAAAACTGGTTGGCTTTCAATGGGTAGGAACTGGGGTCAGAACTGGCATGTTAATGCTTTACTGCAGAATCAACCTCTCTCTTTTGAGGTCACTGGTAGCGATGGAATCACTGTTACATCTTACAATGTTGCTCCCAAGGATTGGACTTTTGGACAATCTTTTGAAGGAAAACAATTTCGCCTGAACAGATAA